From Cinclus cinclus unplaced genomic scaffold, bCinCin1.1 SCAFFOLD_134, whole genome shotgun sequence, the proteins below share one genomic window:
- the LOC134057497 gene encoding basic salivary proline-rich protein 2-like, with product MHHHPRNRERALNLSILSVSGPDLGFPGAARRVMGITPPDRQSASFMVGTTTAQTVPSKVDRADIRMGRRRRGGVRSARGYLESPKLPGGPGLVLDQPGSRHPRRRRGARERADARPTGERPANPDRPGSFTAPTRGSGITDATVAAWQRRAPAAAADDIAARRRLGRGTAPRVELPPQHPPRGGEAGRPRRRPTPAAGPSRDAAEETATRQGGRGPDTEAPWPGRLALQQAAVRQRSAVRSSSSRTTTQRCSQPAPTGTNSGQGQHRHLAREERHLACDGKRIGKETTLLKVPNTAEALPMTERAPEEPARRGPFPTRPEKPHRSEPTEGKTERKAATETATKAPRPRSWDNGNGSPACTPHPPPPAGSTTVQAGSGQMTAGLRTRMRAGHVPERPSPRLGAAEPPRRSRGRRRRRATSSFFTTGHTAEEESGGCRHPPAGRNTTETGQLPPTMPRATGFRPPRSDRLPSGKAGPDTTGRPGTVARSRRPLPRKGEAPPPRPRHSPGGGGGSLSGSGPHYGTAGHRGRPSPLKNSARYAGNRDKPRPHAPLHVPRSPSDTDNSGKTGRERGTRRSHLGRPSRARGLSGKGPGESLGRLNTSPRPQSTPRLPVTAHQTDSRKTPRPLSGQAPGLRPGRKGTRRRRLAQPPCPGGSKRVPAPPPRTSRNRRQPGRSGTHSRLFLPRSSLSLPRPPHLASAGERLSVITWTHNLSQQAG from the exons ATGCACCACCACCCACGGAATCGAGAAAGAGCTCTCAATCTGTCAATCCTGTCCGTGTCCGGGCCGG ACTTGGGTTTCCCGGGAGCTGCCCGGCGGGTCATGGGAATAACGCCGCCGGATCGCCAGTCGGCATCGTTTATGGTCGGAACTACGACG GCACAGACAGTACCATCGAAAGTTGATAGGGCAGACATTCGAATGGGTCGTCGCCGCCGCGGGGGCGTGCGATCGGCTCGAGGTTATCTAGAGTCACCAAAGCTGCCGGGCGGGCCCGGGTTGGTTTTG GATCAACCAGGTAGCCGCCACCCACGGCGGCGCCGCGGCGCGCGCGAGCGCGCGGACGCCCGGCCCACCGGCGAACGCCCTGCCAACCCTGACCGCCCCGGCTCTTTCACCGCTCCGACCCGCGGGAGCGGCATCACGGACGCGACGGTGGCGGCATGGCAGCGGCGGGCACCGGCAGCGGCGGCCGACGACATCGCGGCCCGGCGGCGCCTGGGGCGGGGAACGGCGCCGCGCGTGGAGCTACCCCCCCAACACCCACCGCGCGGTGGGGAGGCGGGACGCCCTCGCCGGCGGCCGACCCCGGCGGCCGGCCCTTCCCGCGACGCCGCGG AGGAGACAGCGACCCGGCAAGGCGGGCGCGGCCCGGACACCGAGGCCCCTTGGCCGGGGCGGCTCGCTCTGCAGCAGGCGGCGGTGCGACAAAGGAGCGCCGTGCG CTCAAGCTCGAGCCGCACCACCACCCAGCGCTGCTCGCAGCCGGCACCCACGGGCACTAACTCGGGCCAGGGCCAGCACCGGCACCTCGCG CGGGAGGAGCGACACCTCGCCTGCGACGGGAAGCGAATTGGAAAGGAGACCACCCTGCTCAAAGTACCGAACACCGCCGAAGCTCTCCCCATGACAGAGAGAGCCCCGGAAGAGCCGGCCCGCCGGGGGCCCTTTCCGACGCGACCCGAAAAGCCTCATCGATCGGAACCGACAGAGGGAAAGACGGAAAGAAAAGCCGCCACGGAAACGGCGACGAAGGCCCCACGGCCACGGTCCTGGGACAACGGCAACGGAAGCCCAGCATGCACaccacacccccccccaccGGCCGGCTCCACCACGGTCCAGGCGGGCAGCGGGCAGATGACTGCAGGGCTCCGCACACGCATGCGAGCGGGACACGTCCCCGAGAGGCCCTCGCCGCGGCTTGGCGCCGCCGAGCCTCCCCGACGCTCCCGAGGCCGCCGACGCCGACGGGCCACTTCCAGCTTTTTCACAACTGGtcacacagcagaggaggagagcgGGGGGTGCCGCCACCCACCCGCGGGCCGCAACACAACGGAAACGGGGCAGCTGCCGCCGACCATGCCACGGGCCACCGGCTTTCGTCCGCCTCGCAGCGACCGGCTTCCCTCCGGAAAAGCCGG GCCAGACACCACGGGCCGCCCCGGCACGGTGGCTCGATCGCGCCGGCCACTACCGAGAAAGGGCgaggcgccgccgcctcgcccACGACATTCAcctggggggggcgggggctcTCTGTCGGGTTCCGGTCCGCACTACGGCACGGCCGGCCACCGTGGCCGGCCGTCGCCCCTGAAAAACTCCGCCCGCTACGCGG GCAACCGGGACAAGCCGAGGCCACACGCCCCACTGCATGTCCCCCGCAGCCCTTCCGACACGGACAACTCTGGCAAAACAGGTCGGGAGCGGGGAACGAGGCGCAGCCACCTCGGCCGACCGAGCCGTGCTCGGGGGCTCTCGGGGAAAGGGCCGGGGGAAAGCCTCGGCAGGCTCAACACAAGCCCCCGGCCGCAGTCCACCCCCCGGCTGCCGGTCACCGCGCACCAAACCGACAGCCGAAAAACACCACGCCCGCTGAGCGGGCAGGCCCCCGGCTTAAGGCCAGGCAGAAAAGGGACgaggcgccgccgcctcgcccAACCACCGTGCCCGGGGGGGAGCAAGCGGGtgcctgccccccccccccgaactTCACGAAACCGGCGGCAGCCCGGCCGGAGCGGGACACACTCGCGGCTTTTTCTCCCTCggtcttctctttctctcccacgGCCTCCACACCTCGCCTCGGCCGGGGAGCGGCTCTCGGTGATCACCTGGACTCACAACCTGTCCCAGCAAGCTGGGTAG